In Arachis stenosperma cultivar V10309 chromosome 1, arast.V10309.gnm1.PFL2, whole genome shotgun sequence, one DNA window encodes the following:
- the LOC130966318 gene encoding wall-associated receptor kinase-like 14, with product MFHFHTNLSILLLLTTILVLFNTTRGKNHNNCNRSCGEYSLPYPFGFSDDCEIKLNCTTTNRNKRVQIGNLQVQNVTSESIFIILPAECNRGKDFIEPLFGENYGPTWNNSFLVQGCEHELGGCNIPIASFIGSQSEIKGCDRRSENISCFTKPRNQKERADVVSVTDWRGIGCRSLFSAFAFDKSKEVSLQFQVVELGWWLEGSCGICSENANCDKVNVGESKNGFRCHCRDGFRGDGFNNGIGCQKVSYCKGSRLKFGRCGEGIKIGVLIGVGAFLVAAVSLVCYFTRRRANWLRKQVRAKHILQEAAGNNSVPFYPYKEIERATDFFSEKNRLGTGAFGTVYAGNLHNDEWVAIKKIKYRDTNSIDQVMNEIKLLSSVSHPNLVRLLGCCVEEGEQILVYEFMPNGTLSQHLQRERGGVLSWTVRLTIATETANAIAYLHSAIDPPIYHRDIKSSNILLDYNFQSKVADFGLSRIGMTETSHISTAPQGTPGYVDPQYHQNFHLSDKSDVYSFGVVLVEIITAMKVVDFARARSEINLAALAVDRIRRGLVDEIIDPYLEPHRDAWTLYSVHKVAELAFRCLAFHSDMRPTMMEVAEELEHIRRSGWTTMEETIYMASPAVSACSSPRNRSQKSMNSVHFERAGQESEAFSVVPLEEVRESSPVSVHVAWLSGPSSPSTNSLLGNVVQ from the exons ATGTTTCATTTCCATACAAACCTTTCTATTCTCCTCCTTCTCACAACAATCTTGGTGTTGTTCAACACAACAAGAGGCAAGAACCACAATAACTGCAACCGTAGTTGCGGAGAATATTCCTTGCCGTACCCTTTTGGTTTCTCCGATGATTGTGAAATCAAACTTAACTGCACCACCACCAACAGAAACAAGAGAGTCCAAATTGGAAATCTACAAGTCCAGAACGTAACATCTGAAAGCATATTCATCATTCTCCCGGCCGAATGCAACCGGGGAAAGGATTTTATAGAGCCCCTCTTCGGAGAAAACTATGGTCCAACATGGAACAACAGCTTCCTCGTACAAGGCTGTGAACACGAGCTTGGAGGCTGCAATATCCCAATAGCTAGTTTCATTGGGAGCCAGAGTGAGATTAAAGGGTGTGATAGAAGAAGTGAAAACATTAGTTGCTTCACAAAACCGCGGAATCAAAAGGAACGTGCTGATGTTGTGAGCGTTACGGATTGGCGAGGAATTGGGTGCCGGTCGTTGTTTTCTGCTTTTGCTTTTGATAAGAGTAAAGAGGTATCGCTGCAGTTTCAGGTGGTTGAGTTGGGGTGGTGGCTTGAAGGGTCGTGTGGGATTTGTTCAGAGAATGCGAATTGTGATAAGGTCAATGTTGGAGAAAGTAAGAACGGGTTCAGGTGCCACTGCCGTGACGGTTTCAGAGGAGATGGCTTCAACAACGGTATCGGTTGCCAGAAAG TTTCTTATTGCAAGGGCTCAAGATTGAAGTTTGGAAGATGCGGGGAAGGAATCAAAATTGGTGTCCTTATTGGAG TTGGTGCCTTCCTGGTTGCAGCTGTGTCTCTGGTATGTTACTTCACCAGGCGGCGCGCCAATTGGCTGCGAAAACAAGTTCGAGCAAAGCATATATTACAAGAAGCTGCAGGCAACAACAGTGTCCCTTTCTACCCTTACAAGGAAATAGAAAGAGCCACAGATTTTTTCTCTGAGAAAAACAGGTTGGGAACTGGGGCTTTTGGTACAGTTTATGCTGGAAACCTTCACAATGATGAGTGGGTTGCTATAAAAAAGATCAAATACAGGGACACCAATAGTATTGACCAAGTAATGAATGAGATCAAGTTACTATCTTCGGTGAGTCATCCGAATTTAGTCCGCCTCCTCGGCTGCTGCGTAGAGGAAGGAGAACAGATACTTGTTTACGAGTTCATGCCGAATGGAACTCTATCACAACATTTGCAGAGGGAGAGAGGTGGAGTACTTTCTTGGACAGTAAGGCTCACAATTGCAACTGAAACCGCCAACGCCATTGCATATCTCCACTCTGCAATAGATCCTCCAATTTATCACAGAGACATAAAATCCAGTAACATACTCTTGGACTATAACTTCCAATCAAAAGTTGCAGACTTTGGCCTTTCCAGGATTGGCATGACAGAAACCTCTCATATCTCGACAGCGCCGCAGGGGACACCTGGCTATGTTGACCCTCAATACCATCAGAATTTCCATCTTTCTGATAAAAGCGATGTGTATAGCTTTGGAGTGGTTCTTGTTGAGATAATAACTGCCATGAAAGTGGTTGATTTCGCAAGGGCTCGTAGCGAGATTAATTTGGCTGCACTTGCTGTTGATAGGATTAGGCGTGGATTGGTAGATGAGATCATTGATCCCTACCTTGAACCACATAGAGATGCTTGGACTCTCTACTCTGTTCACAAGGTAGCTGAGCTTGCGTTTCGATGCCTGGCTTTTCATAGCGACATGAGGCCAACCATGATGGAAGTTGCCGAGGAGCTAGAACACATCAGGCGAAGCGGTTGGACGACTATGGAAGAAACCATCTACATGGCTTCACCGGCCGTGTCCGCGTGTTCGTCGCCTCGAAACAGAAGCCAGAAGTCAATGAATAGTGTCCATTTTGAGAGAGCGGGACAAGAGAGTGAGGCATTTAGTGTTGTTCCATTGGAAGAGGTAAGGGAGAGTTCCCCAGTTTCTGTGCATGTTGCTTGGTTAAGTGGACCTAGCTCACCCTCAACTAATAGCTTGTTGGGAAATGTAGTTCAGTGA